The sequence below is a genomic window from Coffea arabica cultivar ET-39 chromosome 4c, Coffea Arabica ET-39 HiFi, whole genome shotgun sequence.
TGGTTTTGGTCTTATTTTCCCTTTATTTGTTCCTTTCCTTTCAATGAATTTTATATCTTAATTGCTGCATTGTTAGATATACAACACCATTCTGCCCATTCACCACCAGTCTTTGCGGATTTTTATTTGATACACTAGATGTTTTTATTTTCACTGACTCGTATATTTTTGACACTAAATTCTGTATGGTAGGCCCCCACACAAGATCAGTCTTGGAAGCATGAAGCTTATTTGTTGTTTCCAGTCCATTTGGATGGGACTTTGATGGACAACTCCAAGACTATGAAGGCTAAGAAGGAGTTCTTCTCTACCTCAGAtgttcttcaaatcttccatcAGGTgagtgaaaataaaaaatgtgcAAAAGATTGCATATCTTGTTCACTAGTTTGTTGTCCATTAGCATGTACTGCactgaaattttctgaaaaaATGTTTCTTTAGTAATTACATAGTCTTGCATACCTGGGTTCATTATTCTGTTTAGTATGTCTTGGTCTTTCCAAAACTTGAAAAGGATTAAAGGATGTAGGAAGATCAATTTTGTTTTggatatatttatttttcattctaGCACCTGAATTGAGAATTCAGTGCTTTTGCTAAGACTGAATTTATCTGCAATAAATGCTTTTCTGAAAAGATAGTTGTTCTGCAGCTTTGTGCAGGATTGAAGCATATGCACAATTTTGAACCTCCATATGCACATAATGATGTTAAAGCTGGCAATGTACTTCTGACACATAGAAAAGGGCAAGCACCTCTTGCAATCCTGATGGATTTTGGAAGTGCTCGTCCTGCCAGGAAGCAGATTCGATCTCGTTCCGAGGCCCTTCAATTACAGGTCCTTGgaatatttttctttgtttataaTCATATGTTGTTCATTGAATCACTCTATATTTGTTACTCAAGCAAACTTTCCCAACTGATGCTAGTACTTTGACATTGCCTGTGTGTATGATCTATTCAAATGTGCAGTTTTCAGCAAAGTTTGTTGTATCTCCTACTTATTTTAGTTAGTTTCTGTTGTTGGTTGTGCAGGAATGGGCATCTGAGCACTGTTCAGCCCCTTACCGTGCTCCTGAATTGTGGGATTGTCCCAGCCATGGAGATATAGATGAAAGATCTGATATCTGGTCACTGGGATGCACTTTATATGCAATAATGTGAGGCTTCTAACTatttttcttttggattgtGATTAATATACAATTTATGAAATAGAATTCTTGTTCAATTGAAATAGTTTCTAATGCTGATGGAGCAGATTCTTGGGTATATAAAACAGTCTCCTTCACATCCAGTGATCATACTTGATGCCTTTATTTTTCCTTGAAGTTGAAtgcttttaatttttgcaaagtTTTCTATGTTGCCACTTGCTTTTTCTGCCTAGCCACCTCACAATTAATTGTGATGAAAGGGGCTTTGATTGATAAATCAAATTACATTTATTGTTGTATCTGGTGTTTCATTTTTAACTCTAAACATAGATATTGTTGCATGTTATCGTCACTTTTATGCTTGTAAACAGCTAAAAAATGATAACGTCGAACTCGTATCTGTCAGTGAGTAGGCGTCGATGTCAAACTCATTGTCAACAAATAAAGTCATTGACCTATTACTAGTATGGATTACATGGATGAGATATTTGGAGACCTTTTGCCATGATGGTCATTAAATTTCTTCATTCTTGGCTGCTTCTCCAGGTATGGCGTATCTCCATTTGAGTATGCACTTGGAGAATCTGGTGGGAGTTTACAGTTGGCTATTGTAAATGCACAAATAAAGTGGCCAGCTGGGCCTAATCCTCCGTATCCTGAAGCCCTTCACCAATTTGTGACATGGATGCTTCAGCCACAACCTACAGTACGGCCACGAATCGATGATATCATCATTCACGTTGATAAGTTGATCGCAAAGTTCTCTAATTGAAGAAATGGGAACTAGAAAAATGTTGGTTTAATTATACAGGAGCTTTATCTATCTTGTTATATTTTGGCATGTGGGTAATGAAAGTTAGTTCTTATCAATCTTTCACTATTATGGTTAGTTTGTGATAAGAAGATTTAGCAAGTTCTCAGTTCTCATTTCACATTTAGGAGAGCTCTtggcaatttttttgtttttttctccaTCTTGTCGTTGGTGTAATAGGAATTGAATACATCAGTCAAGTTTGATGCCGTAATGATACCAAAATTTTACTCAAAAAttttccccctctctctctGTGAACGTGCTTATGGGCATAGTTATGACTATTATGTAATTACTTTCTTTTGGTGCATTAGAAACAAATAATGTTACATCCATTCAACAGTATAATGATGCTCGTGATTGAGCCTTGGACATTGATCTATTCAAAAGCCTCCTTCTTTGCATTTGCATTTGACCAAATGACAACAGCACAATATTTGCCTCACATATATTCTTCTGAAGTAT
It includes:
- the LOC113739935 gene encoding uncharacterized protein, yielding MGCSFSGLNALYDAVNGGGDVWINENRFRVIRQLGEGGFAYVYLVKEIPSSDPSSNAGLSKKCKNSSHLSEDGTYAMKKVLIQNTEQLELVREEIRVSSLFSHPNLLPLLDHAIIAIKAPTQDQSWKHEAYLLFPVHLDGTLMDNSKTMKAKKEFFSTSDVLQIFHQLCAGLKHMHNFEPPYAHNDVKAGNVLLTHRKGQAPLAILMDFGSARPARKQIRSRSEALQLQEWASEHCSAPYRAPELWDCPSHGDIDERSDIWSLGCTLYAIMYGVSPFEYALGESGGSLQLAIVNAQIKWPAGPNPPYPEALHQFVTWMLQPQPTVRPRIDDIIIHVDKLIAKFSN